The following nucleotide sequence is from candidate division WOR-1 bacterium RIFOXYB2_FULL_36_35.
TTATTGAAAGGCAAAAGGCGATGATTCGAATCGTCACCCTTGGATGAAAAATCCCATATTAAAAAGCTTTCGGATATATATTCGACATTTGAATGCTTCGCCAAAACTTTTTTTGCCATTTGGATCATCTCTTTATCAGGATCAAGTGTTATAACTTTTTCTGAGTTTTCAGCTAAAGCATCTGTTAAAACTCCAAGGCCTGTCCCGATTTCCAGAACAACATCATAAGAAGACAATTCCGCGGCATTTATAATTCTCTGTAAAACTTGAGGATCAACCAAAAAGTTTTGACCTAAACTCTTCCGTGGCCTACGATTATGGACAGTAAGTAATTCTTTTGTGATCTTTAAAAGAGCTGACATTTAAATTAAAGGAAGAGTTGTAAATCCAACTTGTTTAAAATGTTTATCAAATGTTAAGGCATGAGAAATTCTATCCTCTTTCATGCACGCAAACGAAAGGCAGTCAACATAGCTTAAATCTTTTTTGTCCGCATATTTTTGAAATAACTCCCACGCTTTTTTTTCTAAATAAATATCCATCCATTCGGTTTTCACTAAATTAGAATGTCTAAACTTTTCTCCAAACTCTTTTGCCTCTCTATAGCCAACTTTACATCTTAGAAAAGTTATTGTCTCTGCAATGACAAAGTTATTTGTCATAAAAATGAATTTATCAGCATTAGAGGAAAACCAATCTTTTGTTATTTTATGATACTTATCGCTCTTATCCATTAGTGCAACAAAAAAAGCTGAATCAATAAATAATTTCATCTTTTCTTCCCATAAACAACTTCATCAATATTTTCAGAAGCATTTTTATCCCCACTCTCAAACATTCCTATAATTTTAAAAAGAGGGTCATTTTCTATCTCTTTAACTTTTAATTTTTCCGATTTTTTACCCAAATATTTATTAATCGCATCTCTTATTAACTCTGCAACACGCTTCCCTTCATGAACAGCCTTTAATTTTAACTCTTTTAAAATATCCGTTTCGATTCTTATATTTGTAGTAGAATAACGCACAAAATCACCTCAATACAATCATACAACAATACAAATGAATTGTAAACTATTGTTTTGCGCGGGCAAAATGTGCGGCTACTTTTACTGCATATACCAAGCTCTGAGGATTTGCCACCCCTTTCCCCGCAATATCAAACCCGGTTCCATGATCAACAGAGGTTCTTACAAAAGGGAGCCCGAGAGTAACATTTACCGACCTGTTAAAAGAGACAAGTTTTAAGGGTATTAGACCTTGATCATGATACATTGCGACAACAATATCAAAAAGTCCGGCATTTGCAAGATTGAAAACAGCATCAGGAGATATGGGGCCGTAAACCGTAAGCCCCCGCCTCTTGGCCTCCTCTACGGCAGGAATTATATGCCTTATCTCTTCATCTCCAAAAATCCCCCCCTCCCCAGCATGAGGATTAAGTCCAGCAACTGCAATTTTTGCCTTTTTTTTACCTACCATTTTCAAGGCATCGCTTGCTAATTCTATTACATCTAAAATTTTTCTTTTATTAATATTTTTTGGGACGGCTTTTAGGGGAAGATGTGTTGTCGCAAGCACAACCCAAAATTTATCAGCGACAAAAAGCATCGCGTATTTTTTAGTTTTAGTATGTTCCGCTAAAATCTCGGTATGTCCATCAAATTTATAACCGGCCTTATGAATCGCCTCTTTATTTATAGGAGCTGTAACCATGGCATCAACCTCTTTGGCCTTTGCCAATCTGATGGCCTCTTCAACATACAAGACAGAAGCTTTCCCGCATTCCGCGGAGAGTTTTCCTATTTTAAGGTTGGAAATGTCTATCTTTCCAACAGTTAAAACATCAATTCTGTTGCGCAAAAACCTGGCATCTGATATGTTTTCTATGGGGTTTACAACTACCCCCGGCAGTTTTGAAATTCTTATTGCATGCTGTAGACTTTTGGGATCTCCAATAATAAAAGATCTGGTAAAGCTATAAACTTCAGGAGTTGAGAGCGCTTTTACGCAAACTTCAGGTCCAATTCCCGCGGGATCTCCCATTGTTATTGCAATTAGTGGACGATTTTTCATTGAATTTCCAATTTAAAACCGATAATAAGGAACCTTTAATCGCTACAAAAAAAACCTAAAAACAAAATTTATTGAATTAGAAACATTACTTAAAATAAATCCCAGCTTTTCTGATGCGGTCGACAGCTTCGACAATTCTTGCTTCCGGCGCAACCATGGCAACCCTTATGTAACCCTCACCCAAATCACCAAAAGCAACCCCCGGAGAGACAACAACCCCCGTCTTTTCAAGTAAATACATGCAAAACTCTGTTGAATCAAAACCGGAAGGAACAGGCAACCAGACATACATTGTTCCTTTTGGTTTTTCAATATTCCATCCCAGAGAATTCATCCCATCAACAAAAAGATGCATCCTTTTTTCATAAGTCTTTCTAACCTTGTCAATATAGCCGTTTCCTAAATGCAAAGCGGTAATAGCCGCCTTTTGTACTGCAGTAAAAAGGCCATAATCAAGATTGGTCTTTATTTTGCGCAAGGATTCTATAAGCTCCCTTTTGCCAACCGCAAATCCACATCTCCATCCTGGCATTCCGAATGTTTTGGATGTAGTATGGAATTCTATACAGATATCTTTTGCTCCGGGGATTGAAAGCATTGAAATCGGTTTTTCCGCTCCAAAATAAATCTCCGCATACGCAAAATCGTGGACAAGAATAATGTCATATTTCTTACAGAATTCAACCGCTTCTTTGAAAAATTCTTTTGTAGCAAAAGAAGCTGTCGGATTTGTCGGGTAGCTTAATATCATCATCTTTGCTTTCTGCGCAATTGCAGGATCAATAATTTTCAGGTCTGGCATAAAACCCCTATGTGAAGTTGTAGGCAAAATATAAGGATCCCCGCCCGCAAGAATTGTACCTCTAAAATGAGCCGGATACGCAGGCATAGGAACAAGAGTTATGTCACCAGGATTGATGTAAGCAAAAGCAAAATGGACAACGCCTTCTTTGGACCCGATCAATGTTACAACTTCATGTTCGGGATCAATACTTATGTTGTATTGTTTTTTGCACCAATCAGAGACAGCCTGTTTAAATTCAGGCGCCCCTTCAAACGATGGGTACCTATGATTTTCAGGATTTTTTAAAGATTCGACAAGAGATTCGATAACCTGCGGCGGCGGTGGTATATCAGGATTTCCCATTCCAAGATCAATTAAATCAACCCCTTTGGCATACTCTTTTGCTTTAAGTTTATCCAACTGGGCAAATACATATATTGGAAGTTTTAATAATCTGTCCGCTTCTTGATGCATAAAATGACTCTTTCTTTTTATATTATACCATCACCCTTAAAACTTTGCCTTAAAAAGAAAATCTCTGTACTATTTAATTTATTAAGACTTAATTCTAACGTTTTTGTGGGATTTACTGTTTTGTCAAGTTTAATCAATTTAAGAGAAGACAGCCAAATATTAAAAAGAATTGCAGCCGATGATTTAGCTTGTAAAGCAATCACACGCTTGAAAGAACAAACACATCCCGACCAACAATTACCTTCTTGGATATTGGAAGAGTTAGCTACCGTAGGCTTATAATCTTTGAGGCCTGATACGAACTTCTGACAAACGGGCCTGAAAAGACTTTAAGTCCGAGTTTTTCCCCTTCTGTTTTATATTCTTCAAAAACAGAAGGATCAACAAACCGTTCTGGCTTAGCATGATTTCTTGATGGAGGAAGGTACTGTCCGATTGTTACAATATCACAGCTTACCGATTTTAACTCTTGAAGCAAGTCAAAAACTTCTCCATCCGTCTCCCCCAACCCCACCATAAATCCGGATTTAACATACAGCCTGGAATTTAACTCTTTTGCTCTCTTTAAAAGCTTAAGAGATCTTTTATAAATGGCCTGTGGCCTTATTTGTTTGTATAATCTTGGCACAGTCTCAATGTTATGATTCAAAACATAAGGCCCTGCATCTACTATCTTCTTTAATTCTTCCCATTCTCCGCAAAGATCGGGGATTAAAACTTCAACAGGAAGGGGCTTTAATTCTTCTATAACTCTCACAAATTGTGAGGCGCCATAATCTGGGAGGTCATCCCTGGTTACAGATGTTACAACAACATAATTTAATCCCAGTTTTTTAACAGCCTCTGCAATTTTTTCAGGTTCATCAGGATCTGGAGGAAAAAGTGTCCCTTTTTTAACGCCGCAAAATGCGCAGGTTCTTGTGCAAATATCCCCTAAAATCATAAAGGTCAAAGTATTGCGGGAAAAACATTCTCCTAAATTCGGACACTTTGCAGATTCACAAACAGTATGAATTGATTCGTCAGAAATGAGGTTTCTTATTTTTGACTGGTTAATCCTTTTGGGAATATTCTTAATTAAAAACGATGGAAGTTTTGACACGTCTTCTTTTTATTTTATAAACAGGAGGAGATCTAAAATTAACCCCTATCATTCACGGTAAAATCAAAATGCTTGAAATTCTTTCTAGCATGAATCCCGATTGTCATAATCGGGGCAAAGAATCGGGGTTAAAGTCTTCCTGTTCCTTTCATTCTTTTTTCAAGCTCTTCCATGCTGTGAGCATGATTCATTGCCTCTTCATAAGATATAAGTCCTCCAGAATAAAGGGTTGAAAGAGCAACATCAAGCCCTATCATCCCCTGCTTTGAGCTTGTCTCCAACACAGAATAAATATCCTGGGTTGTCGCTTTGCGGATTATATTCCTCACCGCTGCATTAGCAATTAAAATCTCTATCGCAGGAACAACCCCCGAGCCATCTTTTTTTGGCAAAAGCTGCTGAGCAATAATTCCCTGAAGAACTAAAGACAGCTGAAGCCTAACTTGCGCCTGCTGATGAGGAGGGAAGACATCAATCATTCTGTCAATACTTTGCGCGGCATCCGGAGTATGAAGAGTAGATACAACTAAATGCCCAGTCTCGGCAGCTGTAAGCGCGGCCCTAATCGTCTCCAAATCCCTCATTTCACCAATTAGGATAACATCAGGATCCTGTCTTAAAACAACCTTCAAGGCTCCTTCAAAAGAGTTAGTATCCGCGCCAACCTCCCGCTGTTCAACAACGGCTTTTTTGTTAAAATGCATATATTCTATCGGATCTTCGACTGTAATAATATGGCAAGCCTTTGTACTATTTATAATATCTATCATGCTGGCTTGAGTTGTACTCTTCCCAGATCCTGTAGGCCCTGTAACCAAAACCAACCCTCTTGGAAGCTTGCAAAAATTGGAGACAACCTCCGGAATTCGTAATTCTTTAAGCGACGGTATTTTAACGGAAATCCTACGGATAGAAACTCCAACATTCCCTCTCTCAAAATGAAGGTTAATACGAAATCTTGAATTATCCAGTTGATAAGCACAATCAAGTTCTTTGTCCGATTCAAATCTTGTGATTTGTTTATCCTTTAACATTTGATACGCGAGAGTTTTTATACTTTGGGAAGTTAAGACAGGATAATCTGTTTTCGTTAAACTCTGGTGTATTCGCATGACAGGCGGCATGTTTACAACAAGCAAAAGGTCGGAAGCCTCCTTTTGGGTCATAAGTTTAAGCAATTCTTCGATTTTTAAGTTTGACTCAGCCATGGTGGTAATATATAATTTCCATACCATGCTTGTCAACTATTTTATAGTTTTTGTTTTTGGCGCAATTATTGGAAGTTTCCTCAATGTCTGTATTTATCGTTTGCCTAGAGGAAAAAGCATCGTATGGCCACCTTCATACTGCCCGCATTGCGAAAAAAAAATCCCCTGGCTTGAAAATTTTCCGATAATAAGCTATTTTTTGCTGAGAGGGAAATGCGGTCGCTGTGATGAAAAAATTTCTGTAAGATACCCTATTGTTGAAGTATTAACCGGTTTGTTGTTTCTTTCAGTCCCAGTTATTCTGGGCTTTGGAGTTTGGAGCTTGGAATTTTATTTTTCCGCAGCATTTATCTCCTTCTTAATATTAAACTTCTTCTCTGACCTTGAAACCGAATTAATACCTGATTCTCCCATCTATATAATCATATTCATTGGCCTGTTTTACAGCTTTACAAAAGGAGGGATCATATCATCGCTAGTAGGAATTATATTAGGGTTCTTTATTCTTTACTCGATAGGATTGTTGGGGAAACTTTTTTACAAAAAAGATGTTTTAGGAGATGGGGATGTAAAATTAGCAACGGCTTTTGGAGCCTTTTTAGGGTGGCAGGGATTGCTTGTCTCCCTTTTGCTTGGTTACATTATTGGCGGCACAATATCACTTTTTTTAGTTTTAACAAAAACAAAAACATTAAAAGATTATATCCCATTCGCCCCTTCATTAACATTGGGAGCGCTTATAACTTTGTACTATGGCTCACATATTATTAATTTTTATGTTGCCAATTTTTTGTTAAATTGATAAAATTAACTAATTAAAAGCATGAAGTTTAATCTATGGGTAGTTCTACTAAGTTTGTTTTTACTTTATTTGCTTTTTGTTATTAGAGAAGACTTGATGCAAAATAAATCTCTTGCAAACGAAAAATTGTGGCTTATCTCTAAATCAGCTTTTTTAACAGGGGAAAACGTTGAATTAGTAAAAAAGCTTGAAAACATAAAGCATAAAAATGTTATTGAAAAAATTGCAAGGGAAAAATTAAATCTTGTAAAAAAAAAGGAGATTGCGTTTAAAATATGCCAATAGAAATAGGAAGTGAGATCGAAGGTAAAGTGACTGGAATTACAAAATATGGAGCATTTATCGAGTTAAGTCCCGGGTGTGTAGGGCTAGTACATATAAGTCAAATTTCTGACACATATGTCTCCAATATTAACGAACACTTAAAAATCGGGGATGTTGTAAAAGTAAAAGTAATGGGGCTTGTAAAAGAAGGAAAATATGATCTTTCAATAAAAATGGTCGGGAAAAATGTCGTTGCTAGAAAATATCCTAAAAAAGATAAAGATAAACCTCCCCCAGGCTCTTTTGAAGATAAAATAACAAGGTTTTTAAAAGACAGTGAAGAACGATTACTGGATTTAAAACGTAATATTGAAGGCAAACAAGGGGTAGCAAAAAAGCGTCGATAGATATTAGCCGCGGTGGTGGAATTGGTAGACACGAGGGACTTAAAATCCCTTGGCCTTAATACGGCTGTGCCGGTTCGATTCCGGCTCGCGGCAAGCTTTTATACTAAATCTTTGTATCCAAAACACGAGGCTGAATTCCCAACATTTGTGAGGTTTTTAAGCGATTGTTTGAATTTTTTTCTAAAAGCAACTTAATAAAACCTGTTTCAAACTCTGAATAAACTTCCTCAAGAGGCAGGGAGTGAACATCAGACGAACTTATTAAAATATTCAAAGGCAAATTTTCAGGCTTTATTACTGAGTTTTGGCAAATAAGAACAAGCCTATCTAAAACAACTCTCAACTCTTCTATATTGCCAGGCCAGGAATAAGAAGTTAAAATATCTCTTGCCTCTGGTGAAATCTTTCTTACAAAACTAACATGTTCCCTTAAAGCCTTATCAAAAAAATAATCAAATATCACTGAAATATCAGCAGCCCTGGCCCTTAAAGGTGGGATATGAATAATATTTTTCAAAAGTCTATCTTTCAAACTTTTCTCGATATCAAGCTCTTGCTGATTTACAGAACTGCCACATATTAGCCTGGAGGGGATTTTAACGATTTTATTCTGAAGCGCTCTAGGCAAATATTCTATATTATCTATAAATATCGTTCCCGCTTCTTCTGTAATTCCCGGTTCTCTTCTAATGTCGGCAACTGTATTGCCACCTACTAAACCAAAAAGCTCTTTTTCTATTAAACTTTGAGGCTTTCTTTCCACCTCAAAAACAATAAAAGGCTTTGTCTCTTTTGATTGCTGATGAATATAATGAGCAACCCATTCTTTTTCTACCCCAGGCTCTCCTGAAATTAATATCCAATCATCAGAAAGGGTCATCTCTTCTATTTTTTCAATTCCCTTAATAAAAGGAGGAAGACAATCATATTTTGACCCTTCAGCAAAAGCAGATAACATACCCTTACGAATAAGAAGATCTTTGGTTAGTCCTAGTATAAAATCAACATCAAAAGGTTTAACAACATAATTAAACGCGCCTAATTTTATAGCCTCAGACGCACGCTGAACATCATTCACAGCTGTTACCATAACAACCTGCGTTTGAGGGGATAGCTCTTTTAAACGTTTAAGAGTCTCTATCCCGTCCATCCCAGGCATACGAATATCAAGATATGCGACATCAACAGAATGATCGGCTATTTGCTTGATGGCCCCTTCACCAGAAGCAGCCTGAAGTAAATGATACTTATCACTAAAAATAAGCTTAAAAGACTCACGAATAGAAGTCTCATCGTCAACAACAAGTATTGTTGATTCCATACTCATCTACTACCTTGCAAATCTATCAATAATAAGTAAAGATTGTTTTCTAAGAACATTATCAGACATTATACCATTAACTATTGTCAGAATCATCTTATCTACCCCTTTTGATTTAACAAAAGAAGGCCCAAACTCCGCAGCCAAAGCCATTCTAACTATTTTGATTACGGCATTATCAACCGTATCACTTCTCTTTATTTCATTTTTAAGCCCTGCTTCAAAAAACTCAATTTTACCAATTTCCTTCTCTTCAAGCTCTTTTTTATCCGAAAGAAATGGAAGTATCTCTCTTTTTTGAATCCACTCATGCTCTTGCAGATTTGTATCCATAATCATCCACCTCCAAAATATAATCGTACTAAATACTTAGCAATTATCATGCCACAAAAAATATACCAAAACCATCAAGCGAAAGTTATCTTAGCACATATATTTATGCAAAACAAGCAACATAAAATGTGCATTCCTCTCTTTTTTCCACCAAATCCTATCCACATTTTTTTCGCATATAAATAGCAAAAATTTCACCCCGATTGCAAAAACTGTCATTACGCAACAAGCCCAATTTCTGGTTTTACCGTGAATAATCGGGGTTCATATGACTTACTATGAACAACGGAATGATCAAGAAAAAATGTTAGAGGAGAGGGTCTTGGACTTTTTTATCATTGCTTCAAATTATCAATTTATCGGAAAAATTATACAGCTTAAGAGCCTTTTCCATATTCAAAAAACAAGCTTCTTTTGGTATCATTCCGACAAGTTCAGATTCTATAATAGTTACTTTATATTCATAAGCCCATTTTTCAATCCATTCAAAGACCCTTTTCAAAGAGGTTTCTCTGTGATCAACCAAATTTACAGATACTTGAGTCCTCTCCTTACTTTCAAGCGACAACCCTAAGGCCCTAACCCCCTTTAATCCACCGCTCTTTTCTCTAATATTTTTTGCTATTGACTGGGCTATAGTTAAATCTTCTGTGTCTAAATTAACATTAAAAGCTATCAAAAAACTGCGTGCCCCTACAGCCGTGGCTCCGGCTGTAACATGCAACCCTTTCCCTTCATCGGGTTGCCTATGAGGCAAAGCAACCTCTCTTTGCAGCTCAATAAATCCCCCTTTCCTAACATAAGGCAAATCCCTTCTTTCCAAAATTTTAGCCGCATAGCCATAATAATAAACAGGAAGATTTAATTCCTTCCAAAGTTTTTTACCTAAAAGCCTGGCTGCTTTTATCGCGTCTTCCATAGTAGCGTCTTTATACGGAACAAAAGGGATAACATCAACTACTCCAATATAAGGATGAACTCCAACGTGGTCTCGGATATCCAGAAGCTGCATAGCCATTTCTGTCATATCAAAAGCGGCTTTAACAACATCATTTAAACCGCCAAAAAAAGTTATAACTGACCTATTATGATCAGGATCGACGTGAATATTTTTCACATCCACAGTTTTTATTGCAGAGATAATTTGTCTTAAAAGTTCTTCATCCCGCCCCTCTGATAAATTGGGAACACATTCTAACAACATATACTACCCCCAGGTTAACCCCGATTATTAACCCCTATTAGGAAATCGGGGTTAATTTACAGGCGGTAAAGAGAGCTCTTTTAAAACATTTTCCAAGGTTTCTCCTTCAAGTGTCTCTTTTTCTATTAAAACTTTTGCAATATTATCAACATGGTCGCGGTTATAAGTTAAAATCTCTTTAGTGCTTTTATAACATTCATTTATAATTGTTTCAACTTCATGATCTATTTCA
It contains:
- a CDS encoding 4-hydroxythreonine-4-phosphate dehydrogenase PdxA; the protein is MKNRPLIAITMGDPAGIGPEVCVKALSTPEVYSFTRSFIIGDPKSLQHAIRISKLPGVVVNPIENISDARFLRNRIDVLTVGKIDISNLKIGKLSAECGKASVLYVEEAIRLAKAKEVDAMVTAPINKEAIHKAGYKFDGHTEILAEHTKTKKYAMLFVADKFWVVLATTHLPLKAVPKNINKRKILDVIELASDALKMVGKKKAKIAVAGLNPHAGEGGIFGDEEIRHIIPAVEEAKRRGLTVYGPISPDAVFNLANAGLFDIVVAMYHDQGLIPLKLVSFNRSVNVTLGLPFVRTSVDHGTGFDIAGKGVANPQSLVYAVKVAAHFARAKQ
- a CDS encoding LL-diaminopimelate aminotransferase (produces methionine from 2-keto-4-methylthiobutyrate and glutamine in vitro; mutations do not affect methionine salvage in vivo however), producing MHQEADRLLKLPIYVFAQLDKLKAKEYAKGVDLIDLGMGNPDIPPPPQVIESLVESLKNPENHRYPSFEGAPEFKQAVSDWCKKQYNISIDPEHEVVTLIGSKEGVVHFAFAYINPGDITLVPMPAYPAHFRGTILAGGDPYILPTTSHRGFMPDLKIIDPAIAQKAKMMILSYPTNPTASFATKEFFKEAVEFCKKYDIILVHDFAYAEIYFGAEKPISMLSIPGAKDICIEFHTTSKTFGMPGWRCGFAVGKRELIESLRKIKTNLDYGLFTAVQKAAITALHLGNGYIDKVRKTYEKRMHLFVDGMNSLGWNIEKPKGTMYVWLPVPSGFDSTEFCMYLLEKTGVVVSPGVAFGDLGEGYIRVAMVAPEARIVEAVDRIRKAGIYFK
- a CDS encoding lipoyl synthase gives rise to the protein MSKLPSFLIKNIPKRINQSKIRNLISDESIHTVCESAKCPNLGECFSRNTLTFMILGDICTRTCAFCGVKKGTLFPPDPDEPEKIAEAVKKLGLNYVVVTSVTRDDLPDYGASQFVRVIEELKPLPVEVLIPDLCGEWEELKKIVDAGPYVLNHNIETVPRLYKQIRPQAIYKRSLKLLKRAKELNSRLYVKSGFMVGLGETDGEVFDLLQELKSVSCDIVTIGQYLPPSRNHAKPERFVDPSVFEEYKTEGEKLGLKVFSGPFVRSSYQASKIISLR
- a CDS encoding type IV pili twitching motility protein PilT, yielding MAESNLKIEELLKLMTQKEASDLLLVVNMPPVMRIHQSLTKTDYPVLTSQSIKTLAYQMLKDKQITRFESDKELDCAYQLDNSRFRINLHFERGNVGVSIRRISVKIPSLKELRIPEVVSNFCKLPRGLVLVTGPTGSGKSTTQASMIDIINSTKACHIITVEDPIEYMHFNKKAVVEQREVGADTNSFEGALKVVLRQDPDVILIGEMRDLETIRAALTAAETGHLVVSTLHTPDAAQSIDRMIDVFPPHQQAQVRLQLSLVLQGIIAQQLLPKKDGSGVVPAIEILIANAAVRNIIRKATTQDIYSVLETSSKQGMIGLDVALSTLYSGGLISYEEAMNHAHSMEELEKRMKGTGRL
- a CDS encoding RNA-binding protein S1, which produces MPIEIGSEIEGKVTGITKYGAFIELSPGCVGLVHISQISDTYVSNINEHLKIGDVVKVKVMGLVKEGKYDLSIKMVGKNVVARKYPKKDKDKPPPGSFEDKITRFLKDSEERLLDLKRNIEGKQGVAKKRR
- a CDS encoding glutamate formimidoyltransferase — encoded protein: MLLECVPNLSEGRDEELLRQIISAIKTVDVKNIHVDPDHNRSVITFFGGLNDVVKAAFDMTEMAMQLLDIRDHVGVHPYIGVVDVIPFVPYKDATMEDAIKAARLLGKKLWKELNLPVYYYGYAAKILERRDLPYVRKGGFIELQREVALPHRQPDEGKGLHVTAGATAVGARSFLIAFNVNLDTEDLTIAQSIAKNIREKSGGLKGVRALGLSLESKERTQVSVNLVDHRETSLKRVFEWIEKWAYEYKVTIIESELVGMIPKEACFLNMEKALKLYNFSDKLII